The following proteins come from a genomic window of Nothobranchius furzeri strain GRZ-AD chromosome 1, NfurGRZ-RIMD1, whole genome shotgun sequence:
- the tmem35 gene encoding novel acetylcholine receptor chaperone encodes MASPRAVTILALSVALGLFFVFMGTIKLTPRLSKDAYSEMKRAYKSYAKALPGLKKIGISSVLLRKIIGSLEVGCGVVLTLVPGRPKDVANFLLLLVMLAVLFFHQLVGDPLKRYAHALVFGILLTCRLLIARQSDDRPEREDSREEQHINDQERNKVKQS; translated from the exons ATGGCTTCACCAAGGGCAGTAACAATATTGGCCCTTTCTGTTGCTCtgggtttattttttgtgttcaTGGGAACCATTAAGCTCACCCCGAGACTGAGCAAAGATGCCTACAGCGAGATG AAAAGAGCATACAAGAGCTATGCCAAGGCATTGCCAGGTTTAAAGAAGATTGGAATTAGCTCTGTGCTGCTCCGTAAGATCATCGGCTCCCTGGAAGTCGGCTGCGGAGTGGTGCTAACTTTAGTACCAGGCCGGCCGAAGGATGTGGCCAACTTCTTGCTGTTGCTGGTCATGCTGGctgtcctgtttttccatcagctAGTAGGAGACCCTCTGAAACGGTATGCTCATGCTCTGGTTTTTGGTATTCTGCTCACCTGCCGACTGCTTATTGCCCGCCAGAGTGATGATCGTCCAGAGCGGGAAGACAGCAGAGAGGAACAGCACATCAACGATCAGGAAAGAAACAAGGTCAAGCAATCTTAG
- the cenpi gene encoding centromere protein I — MAASSDSSESDQLRPSDQSVSCRSGNRSMRVAENERRKKAEEPFVLALKYFSDVQTGTPVTGNDEFEKNLVLVERVAYSNGLSPEAISIMLEFAMSLRMGSSPCVRVLKCLLPSSVVPQEAVVRGVVWLNVGKMPITTQVLFLKWVLTVFDMIDAKDQLRAVYGFIFSFITEENLCPFVCHLLYLLTRKESVRAFRVRKLMDLQSKLGRQPFLLHLLSLYKVFSPELVALSVPSRVKSGFKNHNSPWKVALAAVQRRNGAQIASAISLALPVGDRTSSRKRKHGHLQIPVLTSVTNKQPHTEQNSRKKLIPLVQIQSFDQLLKTMHQIELPAQMGSLLGSGLALQYLDCVQEESALLRLNFWLGCALQEEFLFGSDDDAAHIPEETLQFLDKLLSAQHFLQEGFSSSDAFLYKFLNVWDGSLMRPQILGLLSNIPVIPALHLGKLLFEPLTQLFFTSSLFFKCGLMECLNSMLVKWLTWHSVYALEDDLDISLGSHTSVNMTLSGFKDSVMELVHFVGRLASVGLQLEGCHTLLLSFVLDFYGTVCDTFLKFGLPLVVMPPAGVFYPAFFAADPISLDRLAHIMHRYRVNLTSAKNQEKATEAFHISRQTFQEFNHYLVFMVNCLWNSRMFKPGMDVRLSEELLQKSNVPQYWTRFDLIHHPALMSYAFDFHQKCWPGRKEMDLNSIKHLKPWSWYLQYLFNQGFDGLKDFFQSNINQQLTVDDGQGDSQQR, encoded by the exons ATGGCAGCATCGTCAGACTCATCGGAATCAGACCAGTTGCGTCCAAGTGACCAGTCTGTGTCCTGTCGGTCCGGCAACAGGAGTATGAGAGTCGCAGAAAACGAGAGAAGGAAAAAGGCGGAGGAGCCGTTTGTTCTGGCCCTGAAATACTTCTCTGACG TTCAGACAGGCACCCCTGTCACCGGAAATGATGAGTTTGAGAAGAACCTGGTGCTGGTTGAGAGGGTGGCCTACAGCAATGGACTCTCCCCTGAAGCCATTTCTATCATGCTGGAGTTTGCCATGAGCCTTCGCATGG GGTCTAGTCCATGTGTGCGGGTGCTAAAGTGTCTGCTTCCTTCATCCGTGGTACCACAGGAAGCTGTTGTTCGAGGGGTAGTTTGGCTTAATGTTGGCAAAATGCCAATCACCACACAG GTTCTTTTCCTAAAATGGGTCTTGACTGTATTTGACATGATTGATGCAAAAGACCAACTGCGAGCTGTTTATGGCTTCATTTTCAGCTTCATCACAGAGGAAAATCTG TGCCCGTTTGTTTGCCATCTGCTTTACCTTTTGACCAGAAAGGAAAGTG TGCGTGCCTTCAGAGTGAGGAAGCTGATGGACCTACAGTCCAAACTG GGAAGGCAACCATTCCTCCTGCATCTGCTCTCACTTTATAAAGTCTTCTCACCCGAGCTGGTGGCCCTTTCTGTTCCATCACGAGTTAAG AGTGGATTCAAGAACCATAACTCTCCCTGGAAAGTAGCACTGGCTGCTGTTCAGAGGAGGAATGGTGCACAGATTGCGTCCGCTATCAGTCTAGCCCTGCCTGTGGGAGATAGGACCAGCTCTAGGAAAAGG AAACACGGCCACTTGCAGATTCCAGTGTTGACTTCTGTCACCAACAAACAGCCTCACACCGAGCAAAACTCAAGGAAAAAGTTGATCCCTCTGGTGCAGATCCAGTCCTTTGATCAGTTGTTGAAAACAATGCACCAAATAGAG CTGCCTGCTCAGATGGGATCTCTTTTGGGTTCTGGTCTGGCTCTTCAGTACCTGGACTGTGTGCAGGAGGAGTCTGCCCTCCTGCGCCTCAACTTCTGGCTGGGCTGTGCGCTCCAAGAAG AATTTTTATTTGGCAGCGATGACGATGCCGCCCACATACCAGAAGAAACGCTCCAGTTTTTGGATAAGTTACTGTCTGCtcagcacttcctccaa GAGGGGTTTTCCAGCTCTGATGCTTTTCTGTACAAATTCCTCAATGTTTGGGATGGCTCGCTCATGCGTCCACAGATCCTTGGCCTCTTGAGCAACATACCAGTCATCCCTGCCTTGC ATTTAGGAAAGCTTCTGTTCGAGCCGCTCACACAGCTTTTCTTCACATCCTCGCTGTTTTTCAAG TGTGGCCTGATGGAGTGTTTAAACAGCATGCTGGTGAAGTGGCTGACCTGGCATTCAGTCTACGCTCTGGAGGACGACCTGGACATCAGTCTCGGCAGCCACACCTCTGT AAACATGACCTTGTCAGGGTTCAAGGATTCTGTGATGGAGCTGGTTCACTTCGTGGGTCGGTTAGCGTCCGTGGGTCTGCAGCTCGAAGGCTGCCACACTCTGCTGCTAAGCTTTGTCCTGGATTTCTATGGAACT GTGTGTGATACTTTCTTGAAGTTTGGTCTTCCCCTTGTGGTGATGCCGCCAGCTGGAGTTTTTTACCCAGCATTCTTTGCTGCTGACCCCATCAGCTTGGACAGACTGGCCCACATCATGCACAG ATACCGTGTGAACCTCACATCAGCCAAGAATCAAGAGAAGGCAACAGAG GCCTTTCACATCAGCCGCCAGACTTTCCAGGAGTTCAACCACTACCTGGTGTTCATGGTGAACTGCCTGTGGAACTCCAGGATGTTTAAGCCGGGGATGGACGTACGGCTGAGTGAGGAGCTGCTCCAAAAGAGCAACGTCCCACAGTACTGGACGAGGTTCGACCTCATCCACCACCCCGCCTTAATGAGCTATGCGTTTGATTTCCACCAGAAG TGTTGGCCAGGCAGAAAGGAAATGGACCTCAATTCTATAAAG CACTTGAAGCCTTGGAGTTGGTACCTGCAGTATCTGTTCAATCAGGGCTTTGACGGCCTTAAAGACTTTTTTCAGAGTAACATCAACCAACAGCTGACAGTGGATGACGGGCAGGGCGACTCACAGCAGAGGTAG